The Candidatus Obscuribacterales bacterium genome has a segment encoding these proteins:
- the pth gene encoding aminoacyl-tRNA hydrolase: protein MNILEFKPAKVVAGLGNFGQQYEYTRHNAGFFAIEKVALSLDTQFFACELLQAELAAVHIDAVPVLLVKPNSGIAGMNSSGIPVKAVINHYNINPTPDNLIVAYDEIEMSGTRVNLVYKKSRLHHNGVASVSECLDNARFARLRIPVGPPPANRDFKTFALTEIEGNDLDIMMQACNSAATAIKLWVSEGVERAANKTNNQ, encoded by the coding sequence ATGAACATTCTAGAATTCAAACCCGCCAAAGTAGTAGCGGGTTTGGGAAACTTCGGACAACAGTACGAGTACACCAGACACAATGCAGGCTTCTTTGCAATTGAGAAAGTGGCTTTGTCATTGGACACACAGTTTTTCGCTTGCGAACTGTTGCAAGCAGAATTAGCGGCTGTGCATATTGATGCTGTTCCCGTTTTGTTGGTCAAGCCAAATTCAGGAATTGCCGGAATGAATTCATCCGGTATTCCTGTCAAAGCCGTGATCAACCATTACAACATCAATCCAACACCGGACAACTTGATAGTCGCTTACGACGAAATCGAGATGTCCGGCACGAGAGTGAATCTCGTCTACAAGAAAAGTAGACTCCACCACAATGGAGTCGCATCGGTATCGGAATGCCTAGACAATGCTCGTTTTGCGAGACTGCGCATTCCAGTCGGTCCGCCACCCGCCAATCGTGACTTCAAAACATTTGCTCTCACCGAAATTGAAGGCAATGATTTGGACATCATGATGCAAGCTTGCAACTCGGCTGCCACAGCAATCAAGTTGTGGGTGAGCGAAGGCGTCGAACGTGCGGCAAACAAGACCAACAACCAATGA